A region of Culicoides brevitarsis isolate CSIRO-B50_1 chromosome 1, AGI_CSIRO_Cbre_v1, whole genome shotgun sequence DNA encodes the following proteins:
- the LOC134833654 gene encoding tetratricopeptide repeat protein 7B: MTNRNRTTGKIETTIEIFRTEGKWLKVIELAEELKAGSPNNSCLGNFLIGEGRLENYLEENPPTEENFGKAQAGLQEAKQALLSVTGDEGRKAGIALDSHLLLAKLLYCCGQYDESLDHFVKAELNTLAEKPLSSRSLRILAESYAIKGLCLESKASKASSKFKIAEQENEMISCFEKASDLGLLYLQGQDSNAQISSTGTLTTNSSQSSEPRRMGTILETILQRAPIILIKSGKLMEAINRYRTLLTACETRATQSLRLILTRQLAEVLLRGVSGQLYVPPTGLSPSKNSTLKRLWEPKRYTQRQHFIPRNLEEETILLLLIAESLAVKDAVLTQSPEVQKERAHSQRQADAVYDLMCLAVARWGEIQFLCESFEKALKFSFREQHVWKQYCLSLTALGRHGHALRALHETIPLDRDNSFLYLMAARLCFEHLDKVEEGLDYANKALMKEQKGRRPSRAQLYVGIGLIQIAASSHLKSDRDRYNKLAHEALEKAVQADSNDHLAEFYQAYYHARNYNIPEALNHIRLALSMRAEHEHSLHLFALLLTANKKPREALAVVEDALDEFPENLHLLHLRAHLELYLQDVETALETMQKMFAVWRQLYESQVSGSSEHDTNERHSETKSAVYQMHTSQMSDKDSNSVHAASLVASRIEHALSEAASSLSSFSPRPGPQKPWMIQLKIWLLLADVYLAIEQPREAMNCLTEANLIYPMSHQLMYMKGQVHVYLSEWSDAKQCFLNAVSANPYHTEALCALGETHLALGEPRLAEKTLKDAAKIDPNCPKIWHVLGQVMENLGDYTAAADCLATALTLEPTCPTLPFTSISLTFE, encoded by the exons atgacgaatcgCAATCGGACAACGGGCAAAATCGAGACGACAATTGAGATATTTCGCACAGAGGGCAAATGGCTGAAGGTGATTGAGTTGGCGGAGGAACTGAAAGCTGGCTCGCCAAACAATT caTGTTTGGGAAACTTTTTGATTGGCGAAGGACGATTGGAGAATTATTTGGAGGAGAATCCACCGACGGaggaaaattttgggaaagCGCAGGCGGGGCTGCAAGAGGCAAAACAGGCCTTGTTGTCTGTGACGGGTGATGAGGGACGAAAAGCTGGCATAGCACTGGATTCGCATTTGTTGCTGGCTAAGCTGCTATATTGTTGTGGGCAGTATGACGAGAGTTTGGACCATTTTGTCAAGGCTGAGTTGAATACTTTGGCGGAAAAGCCGTTATCGtc tcgaAGTTTGAGGATATTAGCTGAATCGTATGCCATCAAAGGGTTGTGTTTGGAAAGCAAGGCGTCAAAAGCGTCATCAAAGTTCAAAATAGCCGAGCAAGAGAACGAAATGATTTCTTGCTTCGAAAAAGCCTCCGACCTGGGTCTGCTCTATCTGCAAGGACAGGACTCCAATGCCCAAATTTCCAGTACTGGCACCCTCACGACAAACAGTTCACAATCATCGGAGCCACGTCGCATGGGAACAATTCTCGAGACGATTCTCCAACGAGCGCCCATCATTCTCATCAAATCAGGCAAACTGATGGAAGCGATAAATCGTTACCGCACCTTGTTAACGGCCTGCGAAACACGAGCGACACAATCACTGCGACTCATCTTGACGCGCCAACTCGCCGAAGTGCTTTTGCGCGGCGTATCCGGACAACTTTACGTACCACCGACAGGTCTATCGCCATCGAAAAATTCCACGCTCAAACGGTTGTGGGAGCCAAAACGCTATACGCAACGACAACACTTCATTCCGCGCAACCTCGAAGAAGAGACAATCCTCTTGCTGCTAATTGCCGAGTCGCTGGCCGTCAAAGATGCCGTTCTCACGCAAAGTCCGGAGGTGCAAAAGGAACGGGCGCATTCGCAACGACAAGCCGACGCGGTATACGATTTGATGTGTTTGGCGGTTGCGCGATGGGGCGAGATCCAATTTCTGTGTGAGTCCTTCGAGAAAGCCTTAAAGTTCTCGTTTCGCGAGCAACATGTGTGGAAGCAATATTGTCTGAGTCTCACGGCGCTCGGACGACACGGGCATGCGTTGCGGGCGCTGCACGAAACCATTCCGCTCGATCGTGACAATAGTTTTCTGTATTTGATGGCGGCGCGTTTGTGTTTCGAGCATCTGGACAAAGTGGAGGAAGGTCTGGATTACGCCAACAAAGCTCTCATGAAGGAGCAAAAGGGTCGGAGACCGTCGCGCGCTCAACTTTACGTCGGAATCGGCCTTATTCAGATTGCAGCGTCGTCCCATCTCAAAAGCGATCGTGATCGGTACAACAAATTGGCGCACGAAGCCCTGGAAAAAGCTGTGCAAGCCGACTCGAATGACCATTTGGCGGAATTTTATCAGGCTTACTACCATGCACGCAATTATAACATTCCCGAAGCCCTCAATCACATCCGGTTGGCGTTATCGATGCGTGCCGAACACGAACACAGTCTCCATTTGTTCGCACTTTTGCTGACGGCAAACAAGAAACCGCGCGAAGCATTGGCCGTTGTCGAAGATGCGCTCGACGAGTTCCCGGAAAACCTTCATTTGCTGCATTTGCGAGCGCATCTCGAACTTTATTTGCAAGACGTGGAAACGGCGCTGGAAACTATGCAGAAAATGTTTGCGGTGTGGCGCCAATTGTACGAGTCGCAGGTGTCGGGAAGCAGTGAGCACGATACGAACGAAAGACATTCGGAGACAAAAAGTGCCGTTTATCAGATGCATACTTCGCAAATGTCCGACAAAGATTCAa attcCGTGCATGCTGCTTCTCTTGTGGCATCAAGAATTGAACATGCGTTATCCGAAGCTGCCAGTTCTCTAAGTTCCTTTAGTCCGAGACCCGGACCACAAAAACCGTGGATGATTCAATTGaag ATTTGGCTCCTACTTGCCGACGTCTATTTAGCAATTGAACAACCACGCGAAGCAATGAATTGTCTAACGGAAGCCAATCTCATCTATCCAATGTCTCACCAATTAATGTACATG aaaggACAAGTCCACGTCTATCTCTCTGAATGGTCTGACGCCAAGCAATGTTTCTTGAATGCCGTTTCCGCAAATCCATATCACACCGAAGCTCTGTGCGCATTGGGAGAAACCCACTTAGCGTTAGGCGAACCACGTTTAGCGGAGAAAACGTTAAAAGATGCAGCTAAAATCGATCCTAATTGTCCGAAAATTTG gcacGTTCTCGGTCAAGTAATGGAAAATTTGGGAGACTACACTGCCGCTGCCGATTGTTTGGCCACCGCTTTGACCCTAGAACCAACTTGCCCGACACTTCCATTCACCTCAATCTCGTTGACGTTcgaataa
- the LOC134827103 gene encoding proteasome subunit alpha type-3, whose amino-acid sequence MSSIGTGYDLSASQFSQDGRIFQVEYACKAVENSGTIVGLRGKNGVVLAVEKLITSKLYEEDSGSRIFTIDQHIGLAFSGLNADGRAIVQIAREEATNYRQQNDRPIPLKQLNDRLSSYLHAYTLYSAVRPFGVSVIIAAWTPEEGPEMYMIDPSGLALGYFGCAVGKAKQSAKTEIEKLKLSELTARQLASEASKIIYQVHDELKDKDFKLELSWVGEDTQGHHKIVPDLIYEEAVKAGKEAMDDDDDLE is encoded by the coding sequence ATGAGCTCAATTGGTACCGGTTATGACTTGTCGGCGTCGCAATTCTCGCAAGACGGTCGCATCTTTCAAGTGGAGTACGCGTGCAAGGCTGTGGAGAACAGCGGCACCATCGTCGGTCTCCGAGGCAAGAACGGAGTTGTTTTGGCTGTGGAAAAGCTCATCACGAGCAAGTTATACGAAGAAGATTCCGGTTCGCGTATCTTCACGATCGACCAGCACATTGGACTTGCCTTTTCGGGCTTGAATGCCGATGGCCGTGCCATCGTTCAAATTGCTCGCGAAGAAGCCACAAATTATCGTCAGCAAAACGATCGTCCGATTCCCTTGAAACAACTCAATGATCGACTTTCGAGCTATTTGCATGCCTACACGTTGTACAGTGCGGTGCGTCCCTTTGGCGTAAGCGTCATAATTGCGGCCTGGACACCCGAAGAAGGTCCCGAAATGTACATGATTGATCCGTCGGGCCTGGCACTGGGATATTTCGGGTGTGCCGTTGGCAAGGCGAAGCAAAGCGCCAAAACAGAAATCGAAAAACTCAAGTTGTCGGAACTCACGGCCCGGCAATTGGCGAGTGAGGCAAGCAAAATTATCTATCAGGTGCACGACGAGTTGAAGGATAAGGATTTCAAGTTGGAACTCAGTTGGGTGGGCGAAGACACGCAGGGACACCATAAAATTGTGCCCGATCTTATTTACGAGGAAGCTGTTAAGGCAGGCAAAGAGGCGAtggacgatgatgatgatctggaataa
- the LOC134830847 gene encoding guanine nucleotide-binding protein subunit gamma-1-like, whose product MDMMASNLQNTRQVVEQLRREASIQRVKVSQACEDIIKYVTEHEQEDCLLVGFSSQKVNPFREKSSCHIL is encoded by the coding sequence ATGGACATGATGGCATCTAATTTGCAAAATACGCGACAAGTCGTGGAGCAATTGCGACGCGAGGCGTCCATCCAACGTGTGAAGGTGTCACAGGCGTGCGAGGACATCATCAAATACGTGACGGAGCACGAACAGGAGGACTGCTTACTCGTCGGTTTCTCCAGCCAAAAGGTAAATCCGTTCCGCGAGAAGAGTTCTTGTCACATTTTATAA
- the LOC134838386 gene encoding developmentally-regulated GTP-binding protein 2, whose translation MGILEKIQEIEREINRTQKNKATEYHLGLLKAKLAKYRSQLLEPSKKGEKGEGFDVLKSGDARVALIGFPSVGKSTLLSTLTKTESEAANYEFTTLTCIPGVIEYKGANIQLLDLPGIIEGAAQGKGRGRQVIAVARTADLVLMMLDATKPNVHRDLLERELESVGIRLNKSKPNIYFKQKKGGGLSFNATCALTKCNEKMVQTILHSWKIFNAEVLFREDCTEDEFIDVVTANRVYLPCLYVYNKIDQISIEEVNRLARQPHSVVVSCNMHLNLDYLLEVLWDYLQLIRVYTKKPGVMPDFDDGLILRKGVTVEHVCHAIHRTLAEQFKYALVWGKSTKFDPQRVGISHVMADEDVIQVVKK comes from the exons ATGGGTATCCTCGAGAAAATCCAAGAAATCGAACGGGAGATCAATCGAACGCAAAAGAACAAAg CTACTGAATACCATCTCGGCTTATTGAAGGCCAAACTAGCGAAATACCGGTCACAATTGCTAGAGCCCTCAAAAAAGGGTGAAAAGGGCGAAGGTTTTGACGTACTCAAGTCTGGAGACGCTCGTGTGGCTCTAATTGGATTTCCTTCTGTCGGTAAATCAACGCTTCTCAGTACTCTGACAAAAACCGAGAGTGAAGCGGCGAACTATGAGTTTACAACGCTTACCTGTATCCCCGGCGTTATCGAGTACAAAGGCGCCAACATTCAATTGCTCGATTTGCCGGGTATCATTGAAGGAGCTGCCCAAGGCAAAGGTCGCGGTCGTCAAGTTATTGCCGTTGCCCGTACTGCGGATCTCGTACTGATGATGCTCGACGCCACAAAGCCAAATGTGCATCGCGACTTGTTGGAACGCGAATTGGAGTCTGTCGGCATCCGGTTGAACAAGAGCAAGccgaatatttatttcaaacagaAGAAAGGCGGCGGCTTATCGTTCAATGCAACGTGCGCCCTCACAAAGTGCAACGAGAAAATGGTCCAGACGATTCTGCATTCGTGGAAGATTTTCAATGCGGAAGTGTTGTTCCGCGAGGACTGCACCGAGGATGAATTTATCGATGTCGTGACGGCAAATCGCGTGTATCTGCCCTGCTTGTATGTCTACAACAAAATCGATCAGATTAGCATCGAGGAGGTGAATCGACTGGCGCGCCAACCGCATTCCGTCGTCGTTTCGTGCAACATGCATCTCAATTTGGACTACCTGCTGGAAGTTTTGTGGGATTATTTGCAATTGATTCGCGTCTACACGAAAAAGCCGGGAGTCATGCCCGACTTCGACGATGGCCTTATCTTGAGAAAGGGTGTTACAGTAGAGCACGTTTGTCATGCCATTCATCGCACGTTGGCGGAGCAGTTCAAGTATGCGTTAGTTTGGGGAAAATCCACGAAATTCGATCCGCAAAGAGTCGGAATCAGTCACGTAATGGCCGACGAAGATGTCATTCAAGTtgttaagaaataa